In Achromobacter xylosoxidans A8, a single window of DNA contains:
- a CDS encoding ABC-type transport auxiliary lipoprotein family protein, translating into MKMRSAVLILTLALAGCGIGRVAAPPSVFDLGLDSRPAPALPARETIALVFQAVPSLSDTGVIWRVGDSAAPKAYASYRWASPPADLVRQRLTERLSRQGPVLDERVTLQTPQLQVSLSQFEQVFAADGQSSEGRVLLQAVLLSGRSVLGQTRIEARAPAPTQDAQGGVTALRLATDDAADQLAQWLATTLKPAPRPGG; encoded by the coding sequence ATGAAGATGCGTAGCGCCGTTCTTATCCTGACGTTGGCCCTGGCCGGTTGCGGCATCGGCCGGGTGGCCGCACCGCCCTCGGTGTTCGACCTGGGCCTGGATTCCCGCCCGGCGCCGGCCTTGCCCGCGCGCGAGACGATTGCGCTGGTCTTCCAGGCCGTGCCCAGCCTGTCCGATACCGGCGTGATCTGGCGCGTGGGCGACAGCGCCGCGCCCAAGGCCTATGCCAGCTATCGCTGGGCCTCGCCGCCGGCGGATCTGGTGCGGCAGCGCCTTACCGAGCGCCTGTCGCGCCAGGGGCCGGTGCTGGATGAGCGTGTCACCCTGCAGACGCCGCAGCTGCAGGTGTCGCTGTCCCAGTTCGAACAGGTATTCGCGGCCGACGGCCAGTCCAGCGAAGGCCGCGTGCTGCTGCAGGCGGTGTTGCTCAGCGGCCGCAGCGTGCTGGGCCAGACGCGCATCGAGGCACGCGCGCCGGCGCCCACGCAGGACGCGCAAGGCGGGGTCACGGCGTTGCGCCTGGCGACGGACGACGCCGCCGACCAATTGGCACAGTGGCTGGCCACGACGCTGAAGCCCGCGCCCAGGCCGGGCGGTTAA
- a CDS encoding MlaD family protein — MENRSHALMAGIFTLVLLAAAALVAIWIGRDRTQLQPYEIISATAVSGLNPQSTVRYQGVPVGKVQSLALNPDKPGQVRIRIGVAPNTPITESTWAELGVQGVTGMSNVELRDDGTSMKRLASSAAHPAAIPLRPGFLDRIEQRGGKLISNVEEVTEQLRRVLSEQNVQALTASLQNATDITQSLRAASQDLGPTMAKLGPLMDSLDKTSRQADRAAREVGDLAAQARQSLARLNAPGGPLSAATSSLNDIALAAARLDGETLPAITGMAANVSAAARGATVTLRRVDNTPQSFLFGPAPREPGPGEAGFAGFGRSSK; from the coding sequence ATGGAAAACCGTAGTCATGCGCTCATGGCCGGCATCTTCACGCTGGTCCTGCTTGCCGCAGCCGCCTTGGTGGCCATCTGGATCGGCCGAGACCGGACGCAGCTGCAGCCATACGAAATCATCTCCGCCACCGCCGTCAGCGGCTTGAACCCGCAGTCCACGGTGCGCTACCAGGGCGTGCCGGTGGGCAAGGTGCAGTCGCTGGCCCTGAACCCGGACAAGCCCGGGCAGGTGCGCATCCGCATCGGGGTGGCGCCGAACACGCCGATCACCGAATCCACCTGGGCCGAGCTGGGCGTGCAGGGCGTGACCGGCATGTCCAACGTGGAACTGCGCGACGACGGCACGTCGATGAAGCGGCTGGCGTCGTCGGCCGCGCATCCGGCCGCCATTCCGCTGCGCCCCGGTTTTCTCGATCGCATCGAGCAGCGCGGCGGCAAGCTGATCTCGAACGTGGAAGAGGTCACCGAACAACTGCGGCGCGTGCTGAGCGAGCAGAATGTGCAGGCGCTCACTGCCAGCCTGCAGAACGCTACCGATATCACCCAATCGCTCAGGGCTGCGAGCCAGGATCTGGGGCCCACGATGGCCAAGCTCGGTCCCCTGATGGATTCCTTGGACAAGACCTCGCGCCAGGCCGACCGCGCCGCGCGCGAAGTTGGCGACCTGGCCGCGCAGGCTCGCCAGTCGCTGGCGCGCCTGAATGCGCCTGGCGGACCCCTGTCCGCCGCCACCAGCAGCCTCAACGACATCGCCCTGGCCGCCGCGCGGCTGGATGGCGAGACCCTGCCGGCGATCACCGGCATGGCCGCCAATGTCAGCGCGGCCGCGCGCGGCGCCACCGTTACCCTGCGCCGTGTGGACAACACGCCGCAATCGTTCCTGTTCGGCCCGGCGCCCCGCGAGCCCGGGCCCGGCGAGGCCGGCTTTGCAGGCTTCGGGAGATCGTCCAAATGA
- a CDS encoding ABC transporter ATP-binding protein, which yields MNSAAQHKLFAEDGVTVEPVITVRGLRTAFGDHVVHDNLDLTVFPGEILVLVGGSGTGKTVLLRQIIGLDRPAAGTVRVLGHSLFELTAGERRRLSYRWGMLFQAGALFSALSVFDNVALPLRELRTVPEDLVRDVVMCRLAMVGLSARDADKRPSDLSGGMVKRVALARALSLDPELLFLDEPTAGLDPLRSDEFVDLVRSLHRQLGFTVVMVTHDLDTLLALATRVAVLADKRVIVCDTVPEVLKVDHPFIHTFFLGERGLRALGDLAPKGLHHGKP from the coding sequence ATGAACAGCGCCGCTCAGCACAAGCTGTTCGCCGAGGACGGGGTCACGGTAGAACCCGTCATCACGGTGCGCGGGCTACGCACGGCGTTCGGCGACCATGTGGTGCACGACAATCTGGACCTGACGGTCTTCCCTGGCGAGATCCTGGTGCTGGTGGGCGGCTCGGGTACCGGCAAGACGGTGCTGCTGCGGCAGATCATCGGGCTGGACCGGCCGGCCGCGGGCACGGTGCGGGTGCTGGGACATTCGCTGTTCGAGCTGACGGCGGGCGAACGCCGGCGGCTGTCCTACCGCTGGGGCATGCTGTTCCAGGCGGGGGCGTTGTTTTCCGCGCTGTCGGTGTTCGACAATGTGGCTTTGCCGCTGCGCGAACTGCGCACGGTGCCGGAAGACCTGGTGCGCGACGTCGTCATGTGCCGGCTGGCGATGGTGGGCTTGTCGGCGCGCGATGCCGACAAGCGGCCTTCGGACCTGTCCGGCGGCATGGTCAAGCGCGTGGCGCTGGCGCGCGCGCTGTCGCTGGATCCGGAACTGCTGTTCCTGGACGAGCCCACCGCCGGCCTGGACCCGTTGCGTTCGGACGAATTCGTGGACCTGGTGCGCAGCCTGCACCGGCAATTGGGATTTACCGTCGTCATGGTGACGCACGACTTGGACACGCTGCTGGCGTTGGCCACGCGCGTCGCCGTGCTGGCGGACAAACGGGTGATCGTGTGCGACACGGTGCCGGAAGTATTGAAGGTCGATCACCCGTTCATTCACACGTTCTTCCTGGGCGAGCGCGGTTTGCGCGCGCTGGGGGATCTGGCGCCGAAGGGATTGCATCATGGAAAACCGTAG
- a CDS encoding MlaE family ABC transporter permease, whose amino-acid sequence MPHSATSAPAAAPFRFEGGVCHVAGDWSVLALAEPGEVQRRREALACATDGGARWDLHGIGRLDTIGALLIWEAWGHKLPERVRWSAGQQDVFNALAMNKGETPAAAPKRDPWSWPRAVGEAIFQAIDNGRALLVMLGQLVLDFGGMLRRPRLGPWREISAQVYRTGAQALGITALVGFLIGVVLSYLSAQQLQMIGADRFIVRLLGVSIVRELGPVLAAILVAGRSGSAITAQIGVMRVTQELDAMLVMGISHGQRLILPRVVALAVTMPLLVLWTDAMAILGGMLAAQMQLGVSAQWFLQSLPDAISLTNYWIGILKGVTFGMLIALIACHFGLRIQPNTESLGRGTTTSVVTSITGVILLDAFYAVIFSSVGI is encoded by the coding sequence ATGCCGCATTCCGCTACGTCCGCACCTGCCGCCGCGCCTTTCCGCTTTGAAGGAGGCGTGTGCCATGTGGCCGGCGACTGGAGCGTGCTGGCGCTGGCCGAACCCGGCGAAGTGCAGCGCCGCCGCGAGGCGCTGGCCTGCGCCACCGATGGCGGCGCGCGCTGGGACCTGCACGGCATCGGCCGGCTCGACACCATCGGCGCGCTGCTGATCTGGGAGGCCTGGGGCCACAAGCTGCCCGAGCGCGTGCGCTGGTCGGCTGGCCAGCAGGATGTTTTCAACGCCCTGGCCATGAACAAGGGCGAGACGCCGGCGGCGGCGCCCAAGCGGGATCCGTGGAGCTGGCCGCGCGCCGTGGGCGAGGCGATCTTCCAGGCCATCGACAATGGCCGCGCCTTGCTCGTCATGCTGGGTCAGCTGGTGCTGGATTTCGGCGGCATGCTGCGGCGCCCGCGGCTGGGGCCCTGGCGCGAGATTTCGGCGCAGGTATACCGTACTGGCGCGCAGGCGCTGGGCATTACGGCGCTGGTCGGTTTCCTGATCGGGGTGGTGCTCTCCTATCTGTCGGCGCAGCAGCTGCAGATGATAGGCGCGGACCGCTTCATCGTGCGCCTGCTGGGCGTGTCCATCGTGCGCGAACTGGGCCCGGTGCTGGCCGCCATCCTGGTCGCCGGTCGTTCGGGTTCCGCGATCACCGCGCAGATCGGCGTGATGCGGGTGACGCAGGAATTGGATGCGATGCTGGTCATGGGCATTTCGCACGGGCAGCGCCTGATCCTGCCGCGGGTGGTGGCGCTGGCCGTGACCATGCCGCTGCTGGTGCTGTGGACGGACGCCATGGCGATCCTGGGCGGCATGCTGGCCGCGCAGATGCAGTTGGGCGTGTCGGCGCAATGGTTCCTGCAGTCGCTGCCGGATGCGATTTCACTGACTAACTACTGGATCGGCATTCTGAAGGGTGTGACCTTTGGCATGTTGATCGCGCTGATCGCCTGCCATTTCGGTCTGCGCATCCAGCCCAACACGGAAAGCCTGGGACGCGGCACCACTACCTCGGTGGTGACCTCCATTACCGGCGTGATCCTGCTGGACGCGTTTTACGCCGTCATCTTCAGTTCGGTGGGCATTTGA
- a CDS encoding biotin--[acetyl-CoA-carboxylase] ligase, whose amino-acid sequence MPAQASPIDLPAPETLARTLSTRLPAFQDIAWTGSTGSTNADLLARARAGAGGKPWLLGTHLQETGRGRAGRPWQNRTGSTLMFSCAFDVHLPPAQLPALSPLAGIAACEALRAVAGPHATGLCMKWPNDVQWHDAKLAGVLVETTRNPGGSEAGHTVVIGMGVNLVDAARLSLALEREVADWCQVQAGAARQASAADLVCASAMAWLETVQTLEREGFGAFRQRFDQVDALAGRKVNVLDKGAILLSGTASGVDEQGRLLVQTPEGTQPILIGEISIRRQA is encoded by the coding sequence ATGCCCGCTCAAGCCAGCCCCATCGACCTGCCCGCGCCGGAAACCCTGGCCCGCACGCTCAGCACGCGCCTGCCCGCCTTCCAGGACATCGCCTGGACCGGCAGCACCGGATCAACCAACGCCGACCTTCTGGCACGCGCACGCGCGGGCGCTGGCGGCAAGCCCTGGCTGCTCGGCACTCACCTGCAGGAAACCGGGCGCGGCCGCGCCGGCCGCCCGTGGCAGAACCGCACGGGCTCCACCTTGATGTTCTCCTGTGCCTTCGACGTGCATCTGCCGCCCGCGCAACTGCCCGCGTTGTCGCCGCTGGCCGGCATCGCCGCCTGCGAGGCCCTGCGCGCTGTCGCCGGCCCGCATGCCACCGGGCTGTGCATGAAGTGGCCCAACGACGTGCAATGGCACGACGCCAAGCTGGCGGGCGTGTTGGTGGAAACCACCCGCAATCCTGGCGGCAGCGAGGCCGGCCATACGGTCGTCATCGGCATGGGTGTGAACCTGGTCGACGCCGCCCGGCTGTCGCTCGCGCTGGAGCGCGAAGTCGCCGACTGGTGCCAGGTACAGGCGGGCGCGGCCCGCCAGGCAAGCGCCGCCGACCTGGTCTGCGCCAGCGCCATGGCCTGGCTCGAAACGGTCCAGACCCTGGAGCGCGAGGGCTTTGGCGCCTTCAGGCAGCGTTTCGACCAGGTGGACGCTTTGGCCGGCCGCAAGGTCAACGTGCTGGACAAGGGCGCTATTCTTCTAAGCGGCACCGCCAGCGGCGTGGACGAGCAAGGCCGCCTGCTGGTGCAAACGCCCGAGGGCACCCAACCGATCCTGATCGGTGAAATCTCGATTCGACGCCAAGCATGA
- a CDS encoding type III pantothenate kinase: MIILIDSGNSRLKVGWLDAGNPDTPREPAAVAFDGLDLDALDRWLSTLPRRPLRALGVNVAGEARGAAIAAILQKHGCAVTWSPSQATTLGLVNSYKTPTQLGADRWASLLGVLSRLPGAHPPFVLASFGTATTIDTVGPDNVFAGGLILPGPAMMRSALAHGTANLPIANGQVVAYPTDTHEAIASGIAAAQAGAVVRQWLAGRQRYGQTPQIYAAGGGWPEVHQEIERLLADAGGAFGAAPVPIYLDHPVLDGLAAVARATLDVDA, encoded by the coding sequence ATGATTATTCTCATCGACTCCGGCAACAGCCGTCTCAAGGTGGGTTGGCTGGACGCCGGCAACCCCGACACGCCGCGCGAGCCGGCGGCGGTGGCCTTCGACGGTCTGGACCTGGACGCCCTGGACCGCTGGCTATCCACCTTGCCGCGCCGCCCCTTGCGCGCGCTTGGCGTCAATGTGGCCGGCGAGGCCCGCGGCGCAGCCATCGCCGCCATCCTGCAAAAACACGGCTGCGCGGTGACCTGGTCGCCGTCGCAGGCGACCACGCTGGGGCTGGTCAACAGCTACAAGACGCCCACGCAACTGGGCGCCGACCGCTGGGCCTCGCTGCTAGGCGTGCTGTCGCGCCTGCCTGGCGCGCACCCGCCCTTCGTGCTGGCCAGCTTTGGCACCGCCACCACCATCGACACCGTCGGCCCCGACAACGTCTTCGCCGGCGGCCTGATCCTGCCCGGCCCGGCCATGATGCGCAGCGCCCTGGCCCATGGCACCGCCAATCTCCCCATCGCCAACGGCCAGGTCGTGGCCTATCCCACGGACACGCACGAGGCCATCGCCTCGGGCATCGCCGCTGCACAGGCTGGCGCGGTCGTGCGCCAATGGCTGGCCGGACGCCAGCGCTACGGCCAGACGCCGCAAATCTACGCGGCGGGCGGCGGTTGGCCCGAAGTGCACCAGGAAATCGAACGTTTGCTGGCGGACGCCGGCGGCGCCTTCGGCGCCGCTCCGGTGCCGATTTATCTGGATCACCCCGTCCTGGACGGCCTGGCGGCGGTTGCCCGCGCCACCCTGGACGTCGACGCCTGA
- a CDS encoding 3-deoxy-D-manno-octulosonic acid transferase produces MNRGVYSLALRALSPLVWLWMGHRARRAGGQWEIFSGERFGHAPAPAISCTAWTAPVWVHAVSLGETRAAQPLLQALLDRGLPVLLTHMTATGRAEGARQYAYAIARGQLRQAWLPYDFPGATRRFMAAWRPRCGLLIEREIWPNLLAAARGAGVPMALVSARFSASSLRQAGRMGGVMREALGGLDSVLAQTAEDADRLVQAGAPQPVVTGNLKFDLVLPAARVAAGQAWRERLGRRVVAVASTREGEDSGFIEGIKRHAARPGAPLFVLIPRHPQRFDEAARLLSAAGLPYVRRSVGEAPGPDTAVLLGDTLGEMAFYYAASDAAIVAGSFAPLGGQNLIEACAAGVPVIVGPHTFNFKQAAEDAIAAGAALRAADAAEAVDAAMALLADEPRRQRAAEAALAWFRMHSGATERTLDALAPWLEAGRAG; encoded by the coding sequence ATGAACCGCGGCGTCTACTCGCTGGCGCTCAGGGCTTTGTCACCGCTGGTCTGGCTCTGGATGGGCCACCGCGCCCGGCGCGCGGGCGGCCAATGGGAAATCTTCTCTGGCGAACGCTTCGGTCATGCCCCGGCCCCCGCTATTTCTTGTACAGCGTGGACGGCTCCCGTCTGGGTGCATGCGGTCAGCCTGGGCGAGACCCGCGCTGCGCAGCCCTTGCTGCAGGCTTTGCTCGACCGGGGGCTGCCGGTGCTGCTGACGCACATGACGGCCACCGGCCGGGCCGAGGGCGCGCGCCAGTACGCCTACGCGATCGCCCGCGGGCAGTTGCGCCAGGCATGGCTGCCCTACGATTTTCCCGGCGCGACCCGCCGTTTCATGGCGGCCTGGCGGCCGCGTTGCGGCCTGCTTATCGAACGCGAGATCTGGCCCAACCTGCTGGCCGCCGCTCGCGGCGCCGGCGTGCCGATGGCGCTGGTCAGCGCGCGGTTCTCGGCGTCGTCGCTGCGGCAGGCGGGCAGGATGGGCGGCGTGATGCGCGAAGCGCTGGGCGGACTGGACTCGGTGCTGGCGCAGACCGCCGAGGATGCGGACCGGCTGGTGCAGGCCGGGGCGCCGCAGCCGGTCGTGACGGGCAATCTGAAATTCGATCTGGTCCTGCCGGCGGCGCGAGTTGCCGCGGGACAGGCTTGGCGCGAACGGCTGGGCCGGCGGGTGGTGGCGGTCGCCAGCACGCGCGAGGGCGAGGACAGCGGTTTCATCGAGGGCATCAAGCGCCATGCCGCCCGGCCCGGCGCGCCCTTGTTCGTGTTGATTCCGCGCCATCCACAGCGTTTTGACGAGGCCGCGCGTCTGCTGTCAGCGGCCGGGCTGCCGTACGTCCGGCGGTCCGTGGGCGAGGCGCCGGGCCCGGACACGGCGGTGCTGCTGGGCGACACGCTGGGCGAGATGGCGTTCTACTACGCCGCTTCGGACGCTGCGATCGTGGCGGGCAGCTTCGCGCCGTTGGGCGGGCAGAACCTGATCGAGGCCTGCGCAGCGGGCGTGCCGGTCATCGTTGGCCCGCATACCTTCAATTTCAAGCAGGCGGCGGAAGACGCCATCGCGGCGGGCGCTGCGTTGCGCGCGGCCGATGCCGCCGAGGCGGTGGATGCGGCGATGGCCTTGCTGGCGGACGAGCCGCGCCGTCAGCGTGCGGCAGAGGCGGCACTGGCATGGTTCCGCATGCATTCGGGGGCCACGGAGCGTACGTTGGACGCGCTGGCGCCGTGGCTGGAGGCGGGAAGGGCGGGCTAG
- the waaC gene encoding lipopolysaccharide heptosyltransferase I, with amino-acid sequence MPTRILIVRTSSLGDLVHMLPAISDIARYVPDAEIDWVAEEAFAEIPKWHPAVNEVIKVAHRRWRKAWWSSQVRAERHVLKERLRSKQYDIVLDMQALLKSAWLVRQTRGVRHGLDWRSAREPLASLFYNVRHRVEFWQPAVIRQRKLAALTFGYQYAGAPDFGLQAFARQATQAAADPVLEVGSEGMNIGELPRLHHLDTDRGYAVIMPSASRDDKLWPEEDWRVVFRRLREAGCTLKLLAGNEQEAERARLLIAGMDGAEVMPRMDLSAVARLLAGSRMMVGLDSGLTHLSAALGRPTIGIYRASTPVRTPLVGSSYTASLGDRGASPSREAVMAAVEQALAAQ; translated from the coding sequence ATGCCAACACGCATTCTCATCGTTCGCACATCGTCCCTCGGCGATCTGGTGCACATGCTGCCCGCAATATCCGATATCGCCCGATATGTGCCGGACGCCGAAATCGACTGGGTGGCGGAAGAAGCATTCGCCGAAATCCCCAAATGGCACCCGGCGGTCAATGAGGTGATAAAGGTGGCGCATCGCCGCTGGCGCAAGGCATGGTGGTCGAGCCAGGTCAGGGCCGAGCGCCATGTGCTGAAAGAACGCCTGCGGTCCAAACAGTACGACATCGTGCTCGACATGCAGGCGCTCTTGAAATCCGCCTGGCTGGTGCGCCAGACCCGTGGTGTGCGGCATGGGTTGGACTGGCGTTCGGCGCGCGAGCCGCTGGCGTCGCTGTTCTACAACGTGCGGCATCGGGTGGAGTTCTGGCAGCCGGCGGTGATCCGCCAACGCAAGCTTGCCGCCCTGACGTTCGGTTACCAGTACGCCGGCGCGCCCGATTTCGGCCTGCAGGCTTTCGCGCGCCAGGCGACACAGGCTGCGGCGGACCCCGTGCTGGAAGTCGGCAGCGAGGGCATGAACATCGGCGAACTGCCGCGTTTGCACCATCTGGATACGGACCGCGGCTACGCCGTGATCATGCCGTCGGCCAGCCGCGACGACAAGCTCTGGCCGGAAGAAGACTGGCGCGTCGTTTTCCGCCGCCTGCGCGAGGCGGGCTGCACTTTGAAATTGCTGGCGGGGAATGAGCAGGAGGCCGAGCGCGCCCGCCTGCTGATTGCCGGCATGGACGGCGCCGAGGTGATGCCGCGCATGGATCTGAGCGCGGTGGCGCGCCTGCTGGCCGGGTCCCGCATGATGGTGGGGCTGGACAGCGGCCTGACCCATCTGTCGGCCGCGCTGGGCCGTCCCACCATCGGCATTTACCGCGCCTCGACCCCGGTGCGCACGCCGCTGGTCGGCTCCAGCTACACCGCCAGCCTGGGCGACCGCGGGGCTTCGCCTTCGCGCGAGGCCGTGATGGCGGCGGTGGAGCAGGCCTTGGCCGCCCAGTGA
- a CDS encoding O-antigen ligase family protein: MFTDRSNPNKSEGVARWLAFGAFCIMFPAYIAYQISVQKGVIHPYLGGYFSAGIAISLPLLLLAACIKPHSRIPPDLVEWLFVLFMLLFGMSLAVGVYFNVTPEILKPNAITWVSFVVLYLLGLLFPWGERTATLYAQFIFVGLLLLIVLNTAGGQLVGVGYIAPGADKELNYQAVALAYIVATLAALPPARVLIRYAGYILSIIALYLIGARSEFIAFVLIAGTIEFCMAKRKAQFVALGIVGIVVLLALAHAMLGTLPGSRILGLSDVSEDASSIARAALTSEAWLSISEAPFLGNYGSYLPGNYAHNILSAWVDMGLLGFVTLALLLTFAGASIMLTYRGQIRTPVFLVTAALLMANILLLLFAKYYTYQLLPIAIGAYANLRRRDAGYST, translated from the coding sequence ATGTTCACTGATCGCAGCAATCCGAACAAAAGCGAAGGCGTGGCGCGGTGGCTAGCGTTTGGTGCATTTTGCATCATGTTTCCGGCCTACATCGCCTACCAAATTTCCGTGCAAAAAGGGGTAATCCACCCATATCTGGGTGGGTACTTTTCGGCCGGGATAGCAATCAGCCTGCCACTGCTGCTGCTTGCTGCCTGTATCAAACCACACTCGCGTATCCCTCCCGACTTGGTGGAATGGTTGTTCGTCCTGTTCATGCTGCTTTTCGGCATGAGCCTCGCCGTGGGCGTGTATTTCAATGTCACGCCCGAGATCCTGAAGCCCAATGCGATCACGTGGGTCTCGTTCGTTGTGCTGTACCTGCTGGGTTTGCTTTTCCCCTGGGGCGAAAGGACTGCGACGCTCTATGCGCAGTTCATTTTCGTCGGTCTTCTACTTCTCATCGTGCTCAATACGGCAGGAGGCCAACTGGTCGGAGTAGGCTACATCGCGCCGGGAGCCGACAAGGAATTGAATTACCAAGCGGTCGCGCTGGCCTACATCGTAGCAACCCTGGCCGCGCTGCCCCCCGCACGTGTTTTGATCAGATACGCCGGCTACATACTCTCGATCATTGCTTTGTACTTAATCGGCGCACGCTCCGAATTCATTGCCTTTGTGCTTATCGCTGGCACAATCGAGTTCTGCATGGCCAAGCGAAAAGCGCAGTTCGTCGCGCTAGGCATCGTCGGAATTGTCGTGCTTCTGGCCCTGGCCCATGCCATGCTCGGCACGCTGCCGGGCAGCCGCATCCTGGGCCTGTCCGATGTCAGCGAAGACGCTTCCAGCATTGCCCGAGCCGCGCTGACCAGCGAGGCATGGCTGTCGATCAGCGAGGCCCCCTTCCTTGGCAACTACGGCAGTTATCTGCCCGGCAACTACGCCCACAACATTCTTTCCGCCTGGGTCGACATGGGCTTGTTGGGCTTCGTTACGCTAGCACTGCTGCTGACGTTCGCTGGCGCCAGCATCATGCTCACTTACCGCGGCCAGATCCGCACGCCCGTATTCCTCGTAACGGCAGCGCTGCTGATGGCGAACATACTGCTTTTGCTCTTCGCCAAGTACTACACCTATCAATTGCTGCCTATTGCAATCGGCGCCTATGCGAACCTGCGGCGCCGGGATGCCGGCTACTCCACGTGA
- a CDS encoding LpxD N-terminal domain-containing protein — translation MGRAISKPVSANDVARYLGLPALASDVEIRSIAAVDEAVAGALSFAKSGPWAEKAPAGAVVIVSPEHAALVRGHALVSPTPRLDFARALAYIEETAGYVWSQAEPDIHPTAFIGQNVVLGKGVVVGEGARILHNVVIQDEVTIGARSIIKSCAVVGEDGFGFERDVDGKALRLPHLGRVIIEDDVEIGSLTTVCRGTLGDTLIRRGAKIDDHVHIAHNVDVGEDAFVIACAEISGGVRIGAQAWVAPNASVLNQLKIGEKAIVGLGAVVVRNVDDKSIVAGNPAKHIRHVE, via the coding sequence ATGGGTAGAGCAATAAGCAAGCCGGTTTCGGCCAATGACGTCGCCCGATATCTGGGGTTGCCGGCCTTGGCGAGCGATGTCGAGATTAGGTCTATCGCGGCGGTCGACGAAGCGGTCGCGGGAGCGCTGAGCTTCGCGAAATCGGGGCCTTGGGCGGAAAAGGCGCCAGCCGGAGCCGTGGTGATAGTCTCGCCGGAGCACGCTGCCTTGGTGAGAGGCCATGCGCTGGTGTCGCCGACTCCCAGGCTGGATTTCGCGCGGGCATTGGCTTATATCGAAGAGACGGCGGGCTATGTCTGGTCCCAGGCCGAGCCCGACATTCATCCCACTGCCTTCATCGGGCAGAACGTGGTGCTTGGCAAGGGGGTGGTGGTCGGCGAGGGCGCACGGATCTTGCACAACGTCGTGATCCAGGACGAAGTCACCATCGGTGCGCGCAGCATCATCAAGTCCTGCGCGGTCGTCGGTGAAGATGGCTTTGGATTCGAACGTGATGTTGATGGCAAGGCGCTGCGGCTTCCCCATTTGGGCCGAGTGATCATCGAGGACGATGTAGAGATCGGCTCGTTAACTACCGTTTGCCGTGGAACGCTGGGTGATACGCTGATCCGGCGCGGGGCAAAGATTGACGATCACGTGCACATCGCGCATAACGTCGATGTGGGCGAGGATGCGTTCGTCATTGCTTGCGCGGAGATCAGCGGCGGCGTACGCATTGGCGCCCAGGCTTGGGTCGCGCCCAATGCATCCGTACTAAACCAGCTGAAAATCGGTGAGAAGGCCATTGTGGGCCTTGGTGCCGTGGTTGTGCGCAATGTCGATGATAAGAGCATCGTGGCGGGCAACCCCGCCAAACACATTCGTCACGTGGAGTAG
- a CDS encoding PIG-L deacetylase family protein produces the protein MKKKKYLILGPHTDDGEWGCGASMAKWAEQGHEVHYAAFSAAEESVPAGLPQDILRTEIVDAAKEINLPASQLQVFQFRVRYFPRDRQEILEAMVRLRKEIDPDVVVGPNSYDTHQDHEVINREAFRAFKRATILGYEIPWNNRRTDLTFFHGVEEKHLQSKIRALAAYKSQAFRAPNYDELIHSLAVQRGCQVGMRYAEAFEVIRWVEQ, from the coding sequence TTGAAGAAGAAAAAGTACCTGATTTTGGGCCCCCATACGGACGATGGCGAATGGGGCTGCGGCGCGTCGATGGCGAAGTGGGCGGAGCAAGGGCACGAAGTGCACTATGCGGCGTTTTCCGCTGCCGAGGAATCCGTGCCCGCTGGCCTGCCGCAGGACATTCTGCGCACCGAAATCGTGGATGCGGCGAAAGAAATCAACCTACCGGCCTCACAATTGCAGGTGTTCCAGTTTCGCGTGCGGTATTTCCCGCGTGACCGCCAGGAAATCCTGGAAGCCATGGTCCGCCTTCGCAAGGAGATCGATCCCGATGTGGTGGTGGGCCCGAATTCCTACGACACGCACCAGGATCACGAAGTCATCAATCGTGAAGCGTTCAGGGCATTCAAGCGCGCAACGATTCTGGGTTACGAAATTCCCTGGAATAACCGCCGGACGGATTTGACGTTTTTCCACGGAGTGGAAGAGAAGCATCTGCAGTCCAAGATCCGCGCGTTGGCTGCCTATAAGTCGCAGGCATTTCGTGCGCCAAACTACGATGAATTGATCCACAGTCTTGCTGTGCAGCGTGGTTGCCAGGTCGGCATGCGCTATGCGGAAGCTTTCGAGGTGATTCGATGGGTAGAGCAATAA